A genomic segment from Spinacia oleracea cultivar Varoflay chromosome 3, BTI_SOV_V1, whole genome shotgun sequence encodes:
- the LOC110789202 gene encoding ABC transporter C family member 8 isoform X2: protein MLMILPQIKTMALAPFTTLLGLFLEEKGGTFDNLGSSSFHRTVIDAVNLIFLVFFYLVLALTICYKEQNQRSYRRNWFFFIVTVCTTLVSIAYLSTGSWYYLLSSSEKVKKLIWQIYVFRGVVWLSLAVSLNVQRSRRVIKVLVCTWWTSFFVLSSVLDAELLIREQIHVSDVVQWPITGLLFVCAVKVMMLRHDSSLSESLLVPQPHRVKLSFLSSLIFTWLNPLLKLGYSKPLSLEDIPCLFSEDEANLAYKKFSNEWDTLMIKDAKNKQKNLVIRVLVKVYLKEMIFDGVLALTRTITVVVSPLLLYAFIRYSDDSSTDTTEHDLYRGLFWLGCLVVVKVVESLSQRQWSFHSKKSGMRIRSALMVAIFHKQMKLSTVAKKLHSTGEIVNYIMVDAYRMGEIAWYFHSSWNCVLQLFLSLGILIGVVGLGALPALVPLVICGVFNIPFAKRLRECKAESMSAQDKRLRSTSEILCSMKIIKLQSWEEHFLKLINSLRDNEFKWLRDAQHNVANCTALFWLSPTIISSMAFWGCSFFRSAPLDAVTMFTIIATLAVMGEPVVQLPMVFSSMIQAMVSFDRINKFLLDDEVDVTDSVGSSIFTSQENSVKLQAGNFSWDSESPTLTLRDLSLEVRPGEKVAICGPVGAGKSSLLYAILGEMPKISGRVDVFGSIAYVSQSAWIQSGTIRDNICYGKPMDKNMYEKAINACALGKDIMNFSHGDLTEIGQRGINLSGGQKQRLQLARAVYSDADIYLLDDPFSAVDAHTAAALFKNCVMGALKNKIVILVTHQVEFLSQVDKVLVLKDGQVTQCGSYEDLLMTGTTFEKLVNAHKRAVTQLGPSSIAPELDKAAIERPMVFSNTCDDNKDTPTKLLPQQLTEEEEKEVGNVGYTPYLDYISTSKGLTVLILSVISQIGFVALQAASRYWLAYAVQIPELSMGKLIGVYAGLSFLSIIFVHLRSLFTVQLGLKASKAFFESFMNSIFRAPILFFDSTPVGRILTRASSDFSILDFEIPFGISYVSSVAIEVTGIILVMALVTWQVLIVGVFTLVASKYFQIQYQASAREIIRINGTTKAPIMNYAAEASQGMITIRAFKKVDQFFDNYLKLVDTDAKLFFYSNTAMEWLILRIEALQNMTLFTAAFLFIILPKGSVPPGFVGLSLSYALSLKGIYAFMIQWYCNISNYIVSVERIKQFMNIEPEPQTVVEDNRPPSSWPSKGRVELQDLKIKYQQSAPLVLKGITCVFKEGTRVGIVGRTGSGKTTLISALFRLVEPHSGTICIDGVNICRIGLKDLRTKLSVIPQEPTLFRGCIRSNMDPLGLYSDAQIWEALEKCQLRLTVSSLQNQLDSLVGDEGENWSMGQRQLFCLGRVLLRRNKILVLDEATASIDSETDAVLQKIIREEFCECTVITVAHRVPTVTDSDMVMVLSNGEVVEYDEPSKLMQCNSAFSNLVAEYWSSLHCKG, encoded by the exons ATGTTGATGATTTTGCCGCAAATCAAAACCATGGCTTTGGCTCCCTTCACCACCTTACTAG GGCTTTTCCTTGAGGAGAAAGGAGGCACATTTGATAATTTGGGTTCTTCCTCGTTTCACAGAACTGTAATAGATGCTGTCAACCTTATCTTCCTCGTCTTCTTTTATTTGGTACTTGCGCTAACAATCTGTTACAAAGAGCAAAACCAAAGGAGTTACAGAAGGAACTGGTTCTTTTTCATCGTTACAGTATGTACCACTCTTGTTAGTATCGCGTATCTCAGTACAGGATCATGGTACTACCTTCTATCAAGTTCTGAGAAAGTGAAGAAACTAATTTGGCAAATTTATGTTTTTAGGGGAGTAGTTTGGTTATCCTTAGCTGTGTCTTTGAACGTTCAAAGATCAAGACGGGTCATCAAGGTTTTAGTATGTACATGGTGGACATCTTTCTTTGTACTGTCCTCAGTTTTAGACGCGGAGTTACTCATAAGAGAACAGATTCATGTCTCAGATGTTGTGCAGTGGCCGATAACTGGTTTGTTGTTTGTTTGCGCTGTCAAAGTGATGATGCTAAGACATGATTCTAGTTTATCAGAGTCATTATTAGTACCTCAACCTCACCGAGTTAAGCTCAGTTTCTTAAGTAGTTTGATCTTCACTTGGCTTAATCCATTACTTAAATTAGGCTACTCGAAACCCTTAAGTCTCGAGGACATCCCCTGTCTGTTTTCTGAAGATGAAGCGAATTTAGCCTACAAGAAGTTCAGCAATGAGTGGGACACCTTGATGATCAAAGATGCAAAGAACAAGCAAAAAAACCTGGTTATTAGAGTCTTAGTTAAAGTTTACTTGAAAGAGATGATATTTGACGGGGTACTTGCTTTAACTAGAACGATAACTGTAGTCGTTTCACCCTTACTACTCTACGCTTTCATCAGATACTCAGATGACAGCAGTACTGATACTACTGAACATGATCTGTATCGAGGTCTGTTCTGGTTAGGATGTCTGGTAGTTGTAAAGGTGGTTGAATCTTTATCACAAAGGCAATGGAGTTTTCACTCGAAAAAGTCAGGAATGAGAATAAGGTCTGCTTTAATGGTGGCTATCTTCCACAAACAGATGAAACTCTCTACTGTGGCTAAAAAACTGCACTCCACTGGTGAGATTGTTAACTACATTATGGTGGATGCTTATCGGATGGGTGAAATCGCGTGGTATTTTCATTCATCCTGGAATTGTGTACTACAGCTTTTTCTGTCACTAGGAATACTTATAGGAGTTGTGGGATTAGGAGCTTTACCTGCCTTGGTCCCACTCGTTATCTGCGGGGTATTCAACATCCCGTTTGCCAAACGACTTCGGGAATGCAAAGCCGAGTCCATGTCAGCGCAGGATAAAAGACTTAGATCAACTTCAGAGATCCTCTGCAGTATGAAGATCATTAAGTTACAATCATGGGAAGAACATTTCCTGAAACTGATAAATTCACTACGAGATAACGAGTTTAAATGGTTGAGGGATGCACAGCATAACGTTGCTAACTGTACCGCGTTGTTTTGGTTATCTCCAACGATAATTTCTTCAATGGCCTTTTGGGGTTGCTCGTTTTTCAGGAGTGCTCCGTTGGATGCTGTCACGATGTTTACTATCATTGCGACTTTAGCTGTTATGGGGGAACCAGTTGTGCAGTTGCCTATGGTTTTCTCTTCAATGATCCAAGCAATGGTGTCGTTTGACAGGATCAATAAGTTTCTGCTAGACGATGAAGTGGATGTTACTGATTCAGTTGGAAGCAGTATATTCACAAGTCAAGAGAACAGTGTAAAATTACAAGCCGGAAATTTCAGCTGGGATTCAGAATCTCCAACATTAACCTTGAGAGACTTGTCTTTAGAGGTGAGGCCGGGTGAGAAAGTTGCAATCTGTGGACCTGTTGGAGCTGGGAAATCTTCGCTCCTATATGCTATACTCGGTGAAATGCCCAAAATTTCTGGCAGG GTTGATGTGTTTGGATCAATAGCATATGTTTCTCAAAGTGCTTGGATACAAAGTGGGACAATTCGTGATAATATATGCTATGGTAAGCCAATGGACAAGAACATGTATGAGAAGGCCATCAATGCTTGTGCACTGGGTAAGGATATCATGAACTTTAGCCATGGTGATCTGACAGAGATTGGCCAAAGAGGTATAAATTTGAGCGGAGGGCAGAAACAGCGGCTTCAACTAGCTCGAGCTGTTTACAGTGATGCTGATATTTACCTCCTTGATGACCCTTTCAGTGCAGTTGACGCGCATACTGCAGCAGCCTTATTTAAG AACTGTGTCATGGGTGCTTTAAAGAACAAGATTGTGATTCTGGTCACCCATCAAGTAGAGTTTCTGTCACAAGTTGATAAAGTTCTG GTTCTGAAAGATGGTCAAGTTACACAATGCGGAAGCTATGAGGATCTTTTGATGACTGGAACAACATTTGAGAAGCTTGTCAATGCTCATAAGAGGGCAGTCACACAGTTAGGTCCTTCAAGTATTGCACCAGAACTTGACAAGGCGGCAATTGAAAGACCAATGGTGTTTTCCAACACTTGTGACGACAACAAAGACACTCCTACGAAACTTTTACCGCAACAACTAACAGAAGAGGAGGAGAAAGAAGTCGGGAATGTAGGATACACGCCGTACTTGGATTACATATCTACCTCGAAAGGCTTAACTGTGTTAATTCTAAGTGTGATCTCACAAATTGGTTTTGTAGCTTTGCAAGCTGCTTCAAGATATTGGTTGGCTTACGCCGTTCAGATCCCTGAACTAAGCATGGGTAAACTAATAGGGGTTTATGCTGGCCTTTCTTTCCTTAGTATAATATTTGTACACCTGAGGTCTTTGTTCACAGTTCAGCTAGGTCTTAAAGCTTCCAAAGCTTTTTTCGAGAGTTTCATGAATTCGATATTCAGAGCTCCTATACTTTTCTTCGATTCAACTCCAGTTGGACGAATACTGACTAGA GCATCATCAGATTTTAgcattttggattttgaaataccTTTTGGAATTTCCTATGTCTCGTCTGTTGCAATTGAGGTCACGGGGATTATTCTGGTCATGGCATTGGTCACCTGGCAGGTACTCATTGTGGGAGTTTTTACCCTGGTAGCATCAAAATATTTTCAG ATTCAGTATCAAGCTTCTGCAAGGGAGATTATACGTATAAATGGAACCACAAAGGCACCGATCATGAACTATGCAGCTGAAGCATCTCAAGGAATGATAACTATTAGGGCATTCAAAAAAGTAGACCAGTTTTTCGACAACTACCTGAAACTTGTCGATACTGATGCAAAGCTTTTCTTCTACTCAAACACGGCTATGGAATGGTTGATTTTAAGAATTGAGGCTCTTCAGAATATGACACTCTTTACAGCTGCTTTTCTGTTCATTATACTTCCTAAGGGTTCCGTTCCCCCAG GATTTGTGGGGCTTTCTCTTTCCTATGCTTTGTCATTGAAGGGCATCTACGCCTTCATGATACAGTGGTACTGTAACATATCAAACTACATCGTTTCAGTTGAAAGAATTAAACAGTTCATGAACATAGAACCCGAGCCTCAAACTGTCGTTGAAGATAATAGACCTCCATCTTCTTGGCCTTCAAAGGGTAGGGTTGAGCTACAAGATCTCAAG ATAAAATACCAGCAAAGTGCTCCACTCGTACTCAAGGGAATCACTTGTGTTTTCAAAGAGGGTACAAGAGTAGGAATCGTGGGAAGAACAGGAAGTGGGAAAACAACACTGATAAGTGCATTGTTTCGGTTAGTAGAGCCTCACAGCGGAACAATCTGTATAGATGgcgtaaacatttgcagaatTGGACTCAAAGATTTAAGGACTAAACTCAGTGTCATTCCTCAAGAACCAACTCTCTTTCGAGGTTGCATTAGATCTAACATGGACCCTCTTGGTCTATACTCTGATGCTCAAATATGGGAG GCACTGGAGAAGTGTCAACTTAGGCTTACAGTGAGCAGCCTTCAGAATCAGCTTGACTCATTAG TTGGTGATGAAGGCGAAAATTGGAGCATGGGACAGCGCCAGTTATTTTGTCTAGGGAGAGTCCTCTTGAGAAGGAACAAAATTCTGGTGTTAGACGAGGCCACGGCTTCTATAGATTCTGAGACTGATGCAGTCCTTCAGAAAATCATCAGAGAAGAATTTTGTGAATGCACTGTAATAACGGTTGCGCACAGGGTCCCGACTGTAACAGACAGTGACATGGTCATGGTTCTCTCTAATG GTGAGGTGGTGGAGTATGATGAACCCTCTAAACTGATGCAGTGCAATTCGGCGTTTTCTAACCTTGTTGCTGAATATTGGTCCAGCCTGCACTGCAAG gggtaa
- the LOC110789202 gene encoding ABC transporter C family member 8 isoform X3, producing the protein MLMILPQIKTMALAPFTTLLGLFLEEKGGTFDNLGSSSFHRTVIDAVNLIFLVFFYLVLALTICYKEQNQRSYRRNWFFFIVTVCTTLVSIAYLSTGSWYYLLSSSEKVKKLIWQIYVFRGVVWLSLAVSLNVQRSRRVIKVLVCTWWTSFFVLSSVLDAELLIREQIHVSDVVQWPITGLLFVCAVKVMMLRHDSSLSESLLVPQPHRVKLSFLSSLIFTWLNPLLKLGYSKPLSLEDIPCLFSEDEANLAYKKFSNEWDTLMIKDAKNKQKNLVIRVLVKVYLKEMIFDGVLALTRTITVVVSPLLLYAFIRYSDDSSTDTTEHDLYRGLFWLGCLVVVKVVESLSQRQWSFHSKKSGMRIRSALMVAIFHKQMKLSTVAKKLHSTGEIVNYIMVDAYRMGEIAWYFHSSWNCVLQLFLSLGILIGVVGLGALPALVPLVICGVFNIPFAKRLRECKAESMSAQDKRLRSTSEILCSMKIIKLQSWEEHFLKLINSLRDNEFKWLRDAQHNVANCTALFWLSPTIISSMAFWGCSFFRSAPLDAVTMFTIIATLAVMGEPVVQLPMVFSSMIQAMVSFDRINKFLLDDEVDVTDSVGSSIFTSQENSVKLQAGNFSWDSESPTLTLRDLSLEVRPGEKVAICGPVGAGKSSLLYAILGEMPKISGRVDVFGSIAYVSQSAWIQSGTIRDNICYGKPMDKNMYEKAINACALGKDIMNFSHGDLTEIGQRGINLSGGQKQRLQLARAVYSDADIYLLDDPFSAVDAHTAAALFKVLKDGQVTQCGSYEDLLMTGTTFEKLVNAHKRAVTQLGPSSIAPELDKAAIERPMVFSNTCDDNKDTPTKLLPQQLTEEEEKEVGNVGYTPYLDYISTSKGLTVLILSVISQIGFVALQAASRYWLAYAVQIPELSMGKLIGVYAGLSFLSIIFVHLRSLFTVQLGLKASKAFFESFMNSIFRAPILFFDSTPVGRILTRASSDFSILDFEIPFGISYVSSVAIEVTGIILVMALVTWQVLIVGVFTLVASKYFQIQYQASAREIIRINGTTKAPIMNYAAEASQGMITIRAFKKVDQFFDNYLKLVDTDAKLFFYSNTAMEWLILRIEALQNMTLFTAAFLFIILPKGSVPPGFVGLSLSYALSLKGIYAFMIQWYCNISNYIVSVERIKQFMNIEPEPQTVVEDNRPPSSWPSKGRVELQDLKIKYQQSAPLVLKGITCVFKEGTRVGIVGRTGSGKTTLISALFRLVEPHSGTICIDGVNICRIGLKDLRTKLSVIPQEPTLFRGCIRSNMDPLGLYSDAQIWEALEKCQLRLTVSSLQNQLDSLVGDEGENWSMGQRQLFCLGRVLLRRNKILVLDEATASIDSETDAVLQKIIREEFCECTVITVAHRVPTVTDSDMVMVLSNGEVVEYDEPSKLMQCNSAFSNLVAEYWSSLHCKVSSSHKLGND; encoded by the exons ATGTTGATGATTTTGCCGCAAATCAAAACCATGGCTTTGGCTCCCTTCACCACCTTACTAG GGCTTTTCCTTGAGGAGAAAGGAGGCACATTTGATAATTTGGGTTCTTCCTCGTTTCACAGAACTGTAATAGATGCTGTCAACCTTATCTTCCTCGTCTTCTTTTATTTGGTACTTGCGCTAACAATCTGTTACAAAGAGCAAAACCAAAGGAGTTACAGAAGGAACTGGTTCTTTTTCATCGTTACAGTATGTACCACTCTTGTTAGTATCGCGTATCTCAGTACAGGATCATGGTACTACCTTCTATCAAGTTCTGAGAAAGTGAAGAAACTAATTTGGCAAATTTATGTTTTTAGGGGAGTAGTTTGGTTATCCTTAGCTGTGTCTTTGAACGTTCAAAGATCAAGACGGGTCATCAAGGTTTTAGTATGTACATGGTGGACATCTTTCTTTGTACTGTCCTCAGTTTTAGACGCGGAGTTACTCATAAGAGAACAGATTCATGTCTCAGATGTTGTGCAGTGGCCGATAACTGGTTTGTTGTTTGTTTGCGCTGTCAAAGTGATGATGCTAAGACATGATTCTAGTTTATCAGAGTCATTATTAGTACCTCAACCTCACCGAGTTAAGCTCAGTTTCTTAAGTAGTTTGATCTTCACTTGGCTTAATCCATTACTTAAATTAGGCTACTCGAAACCCTTAAGTCTCGAGGACATCCCCTGTCTGTTTTCTGAAGATGAAGCGAATTTAGCCTACAAGAAGTTCAGCAATGAGTGGGACACCTTGATGATCAAAGATGCAAAGAACAAGCAAAAAAACCTGGTTATTAGAGTCTTAGTTAAAGTTTACTTGAAAGAGATGATATTTGACGGGGTACTTGCTTTAACTAGAACGATAACTGTAGTCGTTTCACCCTTACTACTCTACGCTTTCATCAGATACTCAGATGACAGCAGTACTGATACTACTGAACATGATCTGTATCGAGGTCTGTTCTGGTTAGGATGTCTGGTAGTTGTAAAGGTGGTTGAATCTTTATCACAAAGGCAATGGAGTTTTCACTCGAAAAAGTCAGGAATGAGAATAAGGTCTGCTTTAATGGTGGCTATCTTCCACAAACAGATGAAACTCTCTACTGTGGCTAAAAAACTGCACTCCACTGGTGAGATTGTTAACTACATTATGGTGGATGCTTATCGGATGGGTGAAATCGCGTGGTATTTTCATTCATCCTGGAATTGTGTACTACAGCTTTTTCTGTCACTAGGAATACTTATAGGAGTTGTGGGATTAGGAGCTTTACCTGCCTTGGTCCCACTCGTTATCTGCGGGGTATTCAACATCCCGTTTGCCAAACGACTTCGGGAATGCAAAGCCGAGTCCATGTCAGCGCAGGATAAAAGACTTAGATCAACTTCAGAGATCCTCTGCAGTATGAAGATCATTAAGTTACAATCATGGGAAGAACATTTCCTGAAACTGATAAATTCACTACGAGATAACGAGTTTAAATGGTTGAGGGATGCACAGCATAACGTTGCTAACTGTACCGCGTTGTTTTGGTTATCTCCAACGATAATTTCTTCAATGGCCTTTTGGGGTTGCTCGTTTTTCAGGAGTGCTCCGTTGGATGCTGTCACGATGTTTACTATCATTGCGACTTTAGCTGTTATGGGGGAACCAGTTGTGCAGTTGCCTATGGTTTTCTCTTCAATGATCCAAGCAATGGTGTCGTTTGACAGGATCAATAAGTTTCTGCTAGACGATGAAGTGGATGTTACTGATTCAGTTGGAAGCAGTATATTCACAAGTCAAGAGAACAGTGTAAAATTACAAGCCGGAAATTTCAGCTGGGATTCAGAATCTCCAACATTAACCTTGAGAGACTTGTCTTTAGAGGTGAGGCCGGGTGAGAAAGTTGCAATCTGTGGACCTGTTGGAGCTGGGAAATCTTCGCTCCTATATGCTATACTCGGTGAAATGCCCAAAATTTCTGGCAGG GTTGATGTGTTTGGATCAATAGCATATGTTTCTCAAAGTGCTTGGATACAAAGTGGGACAATTCGTGATAATATATGCTATGGTAAGCCAATGGACAAGAACATGTATGAGAAGGCCATCAATGCTTGTGCACTGGGTAAGGATATCATGAACTTTAGCCATGGTGATCTGACAGAGATTGGCCAAAGAGGTATAAATTTGAGCGGAGGGCAGAAACAGCGGCTTCAACTAGCTCGAGCTGTTTACAGTGATGCTGATATTTACCTCCTTGATGACCCTTTCAGTGCAGTTGACGCGCATACTGCAGCAGCCTTATTTAAG GTTCTGAAAGATGGTCAAGTTACACAATGCGGAAGCTATGAGGATCTTTTGATGACTGGAACAACATTTGAGAAGCTTGTCAATGCTCATAAGAGGGCAGTCACACAGTTAGGTCCTTCAAGTATTGCACCAGAACTTGACAAGGCGGCAATTGAAAGACCAATGGTGTTTTCCAACACTTGTGACGACAACAAAGACACTCCTACGAAACTTTTACCGCAACAACTAACAGAAGAGGAGGAGAAAGAAGTCGGGAATGTAGGATACACGCCGTACTTGGATTACATATCTACCTCGAAAGGCTTAACTGTGTTAATTCTAAGTGTGATCTCACAAATTGGTTTTGTAGCTTTGCAAGCTGCTTCAAGATATTGGTTGGCTTACGCCGTTCAGATCCCTGAACTAAGCATGGGTAAACTAATAGGGGTTTATGCTGGCCTTTCTTTCCTTAGTATAATATTTGTACACCTGAGGTCTTTGTTCACAGTTCAGCTAGGTCTTAAAGCTTCCAAAGCTTTTTTCGAGAGTTTCATGAATTCGATATTCAGAGCTCCTATACTTTTCTTCGATTCAACTCCAGTTGGACGAATACTGACTAGA GCATCATCAGATTTTAgcattttggattttgaaataccTTTTGGAATTTCCTATGTCTCGTCTGTTGCAATTGAGGTCACGGGGATTATTCTGGTCATGGCATTGGTCACCTGGCAGGTACTCATTGTGGGAGTTTTTACCCTGGTAGCATCAAAATATTTTCAG ATTCAGTATCAAGCTTCTGCAAGGGAGATTATACGTATAAATGGAACCACAAAGGCACCGATCATGAACTATGCAGCTGAAGCATCTCAAGGAATGATAACTATTAGGGCATTCAAAAAAGTAGACCAGTTTTTCGACAACTACCTGAAACTTGTCGATACTGATGCAAAGCTTTTCTTCTACTCAAACACGGCTATGGAATGGTTGATTTTAAGAATTGAGGCTCTTCAGAATATGACACTCTTTACAGCTGCTTTTCTGTTCATTATACTTCCTAAGGGTTCCGTTCCCCCAG GATTTGTGGGGCTTTCTCTTTCCTATGCTTTGTCATTGAAGGGCATCTACGCCTTCATGATACAGTGGTACTGTAACATATCAAACTACATCGTTTCAGTTGAAAGAATTAAACAGTTCATGAACATAGAACCCGAGCCTCAAACTGTCGTTGAAGATAATAGACCTCCATCTTCTTGGCCTTCAAAGGGTAGGGTTGAGCTACAAGATCTCAAG ATAAAATACCAGCAAAGTGCTCCACTCGTACTCAAGGGAATCACTTGTGTTTTCAAAGAGGGTACAAGAGTAGGAATCGTGGGAAGAACAGGAAGTGGGAAAACAACACTGATAAGTGCATTGTTTCGGTTAGTAGAGCCTCACAGCGGAACAATCTGTATAGATGgcgtaaacatttgcagaatTGGACTCAAAGATTTAAGGACTAAACTCAGTGTCATTCCTCAAGAACCAACTCTCTTTCGAGGTTGCATTAGATCTAACATGGACCCTCTTGGTCTATACTCTGATGCTCAAATATGGGAG GCACTGGAGAAGTGTCAACTTAGGCTTACAGTGAGCAGCCTTCAGAATCAGCTTGACTCATTAG TTGGTGATGAAGGCGAAAATTGGAGCATGGGACAGCGCCAGTTATTTTGTCTAGGGAGAGTCCTCTTGAGAAGGAACAAAATTCTGGTGTTAGACGAGGCCACGGCTTCTATAGATTCTGAGACTGATGCAGTCCTTCAGAAAATCATCAGAGAAGAATTTTGTGAATGCACTGTAATAACGGTTGCGCACAGGGTCCCGACTGTAACAGACAGTGACATGGTCATGGTTCTCTCTAATG GTGAGGTGGTGGAGTATGATGAACCCTCTAAACTGATGCAGTGCAATTCGGCGTTTTCTAACCTTGTTGCTGAATATTGGTCCAGCCTGCACTGCAAGGTTAGCTCCTCCCATAAACTCGGCAATGACTAG